A window of the Diceros bicornis minor isolate mBicDic1 chromosome 12, mDicBic1.mat.cur, whole genome shotgun sequence genome harbors these coding sequences:
- the CD207 gene encoding C-type lectin domain family 4 member K, with amino-acid sequence MKAAESEVPDAHFTVDKQNISLWPREPPPKTGLPLVPRKLLTVRAAVIFLTLVLVASVLLQAFLYSWFMGTISDVKTNAQLLKGRVDNISTLSSEIKRNRGGVEVAGVQVQMVNASLDRVRSQIQRLETGVKEANAQIQTLTRSWEEVNNLNAQIPELKRDLDKASALNAKVRGLQSSLENISKSLKQQNDILQVVSQGWKYFRGNFYYFSRIPKTWYSAQQFCMSRNSHLTSVTSESEQEFLYKAAGGLLHWIGLTKAGSEGDWHWVDDTPFDKVQSARFWIPGEPNNTGGNEHCANIKVSSLRSWNDASCDNVLLFICKQPYIPSEP; translated from the exons ATGAAGGCTGCAGAGAGTGAGGTCCCCGATGCGCACTTCACTGTAGATAAACAGAACATCTCCCTCTGGCCCCGAG AGCCTCCTCCCAAGACGGGTCTGCCTCTGGTTCCGAGGAAACTTCTCACAGTCCGTGCTGCAGTAATCTTCCTGACGCTGGTCCTGGTCGCCTCTGTCCTGCTGCAGGCCTTTCTCT ATTCCTGGTTTATGGGCACAATATCAGATGTAAAGACCAATGCCCAGTTGCTGAAAGGTCGTGTGGACAACATCAGCACCTTGAGTTCTGAAATTAAGAGGAATAGAGGTGGCGTGGAGGTGGCCGGTGTTCAGGTCCAGATGGTGAATGCCAGCCTGGATCGTGTGCGTTCTCAGATCCAGAGGTTGGAAACCGGTGTGAAGGAAGCCAATGCTCAGATCCAGACACTAACAAGAAGTTGGGAGGAAGTCAATAATTTAAATGCCCAAATCCCCGAGTTAAAAAGAGATTTGGATAAAGCCAGTGCTTTAAATGCAAAGGTCCGGGGACTCCAGAGCAGTTTGGAGAATATCAGCAAGTCGCTCAAACAGCAAA ATGACATTCTCCAGGTGGTCTCTCAAGGCTGGAAGTACTTCAGGGGGAACTTCTATTACTTTTCTCGCATCCCAAAGACCTGGTACAGTGCCCAGCAGTTTTGTATGTCCAGGAATTCACATCTGACCTCAGTGACCTCAGAGAGTGAACAG GAATTTCTGTACAAGGCAGCAGGCGGACTTCTCCACTGGATTGGCCTGACCAAAGCAGGGAGTGAGGGGGACTGGCATTGGGTGGATGACACTCCATTTGACAAGGTCCAGAGTGCCAG GTTCTGGATTCCAGGTGAGCCCAACAATACTGGGGGCAATGAACATTGTGCCAATATAAAGGTGTCCTCGCTCCGGTCATGGAATGATGCCTCCTGTGACAATGTGTTACTTTTCATCTGTAAACAGCCCTACATCCCGTCAGAACCATGA
- the FIGLA gene encoding factor in the germline alpha: MDAAPALLGAPQAEVLEDVLREQFGPLPQLAAICRLKRLPSGGYSSTEDLQLVLERRRVANAKERERIKNLNRGFAKLKALVPFLPQSRKPSKVDILKGAVEYIQVLSDVLEGAKDSEKQHPDHQNYSSNTSEPQISSAGELSRNITQHASCVVGLKNKEEGPWADGGSG; this comes from the exons ATGGACGCCGCGCCCGCCCTCCTCGGTGCCCCGCAGGCCGAGGTGCTGGAGGACGTGCTGCGGGAGCAGTTCGGGCCGCTGCCCCAGCTGGCCGCCATCTGCCGGCTCAAGCGGCTGCCCTCGGGCGGCTACTCGTCGACCGAGGACCTCCAGCTGGTGCTGGAGCGGCGGCGCGTGGCCAACGCCAAGGAGCGGGAGCGG ATAAAAAATCTCAACCGTGGTTTTGCCAAACTGAAGGCACTGGTGCCGTTTCTTCCCCAAAGCAGGAAGCCTAGCAAGGTTGATATCCTTAAAGGTGCAGTTGAATACATCCAAGTTCTCAGTGATGTTTTGGAAGGAGCCAAAGACTCGGAG AAACAACACCCGGATCATCAGAACTATAGCAGCAATACTTCTGAACCACAGATATCCTCGGCTGGAGAGCTATCGAGAAACATCACCCAACACGCCAGCTGTGTTGTGGGCTTGAAGAACaaggaggaagggccctgggcagaTGGTGGCAGTG
- the CLEC4F gene encoding C-type lectin domain family 4 member F gives MNEEEMNSDKVCFNTDKQSVSLHPQGVDSAKVAPAARRMPRLVKVTLAFMAVTIVSSLVALLVVDLYHFGRVAELQEAIQMFKGHVENSSTCGMEIQMLMCRVDNVSSQIQMLGGHLENTSADIQMVKGILKDASSLSFQTQMLKRSLEGANAEIQKLKGDMEKENTLNSQTQSFLKSSLENTTVDLYMLNRDLENANTEIQVLKAGLEMANAQAQLANGSLKNADAQIRVLRGSLESINDLRAQNQVLRSSLEGANAEIQQLKVSLQNANALNSQTQTFIKDSLDNTSAEIQLLRSHLERAGDEIHLLKRDLETLTVQTRAGNRFLEQTDAQIQVFKTKLEKASALNSQIQMLNGDLKNASREIQTLKQKMKDAVALNSKTRMLESHLQNTSAEIQRLIGDLRSARTLTTQIQEVQSRLDTLHATFALQEQLQRSQDHLLQQILQGWKVYHGSLYYFSRIKKSWHAAERFCVSQGAHLASVTSEEEQEFLAETVSNSYHWIGLTDMGTEGSWRWVDGTQFSDTQSRAFWEKNQPDNWLNAKGHTEDCVHTQQKWNDVDCDVLYPWVCKKPIGQGAAEAGQSSEVTTTATSGTSLP, from the exons ATGAATGAAGAGGAGATGAATAGTGACAAGGTCTGCTTCAACACGGACAAACAGAGTGTCTCCCTGCACCCCCAAG GAGTGGACTCCGCGAAAGTGGCTCCCGCAGCCCGCAGGATGCCGAGACTTGTTAAGGTCACCCTGGCATTTATGGCCGTGACTATTGTCTCCTCTCTTGTGGCTCTCCTTGTTGTGG ATCTCTACCACTTTGGCAGAGTGGCAGAGTTGCAAGAGGCTATCCAGATGTTTAAAGGCCATGTGGAGAATTCCAGCACCTGCGGCATGGAGATCCAGATGCTCATGTGCAGAGTGGACAATGTCAGTTCTCAGATCCAGATGCTCGGTGGTCATCTGGAAAACACCAGTGCTGACATCCAGATGGTAAAAGGCATTCTAAAGGATGCCAGTTCCTTGAGTTTCCAGACCCAGATGTTAAAGAGATCCTTGGAGGGGGCCAATGCTGAGATCCAGAAGCTAAAAGGAGATATGGAAAAGGAAAATACTTTAAATTCCCAGACCCAGAGTTTCTTAAAAAGCAGTTTAGAAAACACCACTGTTGATCTCTACATGTTAAACAGAGACTTAGAGAATGCCAACACTGAAATTCAGGTGTTGAAGGCAGGGCTGGAAATGGCAAATGCCCAGGCCCAGTTGGCAAACGGTAGTTTGAAGAATGCTGATGCTCAGATCCGTGTTTTGAGAGGCAGTCTGGAGAGCATCAATGATTTAAGGGCCCAGAATCAGGTTTTAAGAAGTAGTTTGGAAGGAGCCAATGCTGAGATCCAGCAGCTAAAGGTAAGTCTGCAAAATGCAAATGCTTTAAACTCCCAGACCCAGACCTTTATAAAAGACAGTTTAGACAACACGAGTGCTGAGATCCAGCTATTGAGAAGTCACCTGGAAAGGGCTGGTGATGAGATTCACTTGTTAAAAAGAGATTTGGAAACTCTCACTGTCCAGACTCGAGCGGGAAACCGTTTCCTGGAGCAGACAGATGCTCAGATCCAAGTATTCAaaacaaagctggaaaaggctAGTGCCTTAAATTCCCAGATTCAGATGTTAAATGGTGACTTGAAAAATGCCAGCAGGGAGATACAGACcctaaaacaaaaaatgaaggaTGCTGTGGCCTTAAATTCCAAGACCCGGATGTTAGAGAGCCATCTGCAGAACACCAGTGCTGAGATCCAGAGGCTAATAGGGGATTTAAGGAGCGCCAGAACCCTGACTACCCAAATCCAGGAGGTGCAGAGTCGCCTGGACACCCTCCATGCGACCTTTGCTTTGCAGGAGCAGCTACAGAGGTCCCAAG ATCATCTTCTCCAGCAGATTCTGCAAGGCTGGAAAGTCTACCACGGGAGCTTGTATTACTTTTCTCGCATCAAGAAGTCTTGGCATGCAGCTGAGCGGTTCTGTGTGTCCCAGGGAGCCCACCTGGCCTCGGTGACATCTGAGGAGGAGCAG GAATTTCTGGCAGAGACCGTGAGTAATTCTTACCACTGGATTGGCCTCACTGACATGGGCACAGAGGGCTCCTGGCGCTGGGTGGATGGGACACAATTCAGTGATACCCAGAGCAGAGC gttttgggaGAAGAATCAGCCAGACAACTGGCTGAATGCGAAGGGGCATACTGAAGACTGTGTCCATACTCAGCAGAAGTGGAATGACGTGGACTGTGATGTACTCTATCCCTGGGTCTGCAAGAAGCCCATTGGCCAGGGTGCGGCTGAGGCAGGCCAGAGCTCAGAGGtcaccaccactgccacctcTGGAACCTCTCTACCATGA